In Phormidium ambiguum IAM M-71, one DNA window encodes the following:
- a CDS encoding HlyD family efflux transporter periplasmic adaptor subunit has product MPNISTQEQWSQNGHYRSDKAQSEQLLTNDEIAQTVLPNQVKSSEVVSDDWSSLTKELIDTLPRVWTRGLLYFLILFAGIVLPWATLSKVDETGSARGRLEPQGQVFKVDAPVIGTVAKVLVKEGQIVTKKQPLLELESEEIKSELQQAQTRLEGQKNRLAQLELIKNQLLLGVRAQQQQNQAQELEKQAQVEQARQNLESLRNTYNLQKEEKLAQVNQSQQNLEYSQTALNLAEIRLTKAQREVQRYRQLHKQGVVPEIKVVEQEILAQERQQLREQAESDVKQAKLRKEEQKSSYRRIIHQAESDIKQAQLRLQEQQKSYQSLIHSGKIAVLKNEEQIKELDAQFTTLKAEIQQSKSQIQSWEFQLGQRVLRAPVSGTLFQLPIQRAGAVVQPSTLIAEIAPKNASLILRAQMATSESGTLSEGMAVKMKFDAYPFQDYGVVEGRLSRIAPTSKVTETSQGAIATFDLEIELTKTCIQTSKGCTPLTPGQTATAEVIVRQRRIIDFILDPFKKLQKGGLEL; this is encoded by the coding sequence ATGCCAAACATATCTACACAAGAACAGTGGAGCCAGAATGGTCACTATCGTAGTGATAAAGCGCAGTCTGAGCAGCTTTTAACCAATGATGAAATTGCTCAGACTGTACTGCCAAATCAGGTAAAATCATCTGAAGTTGTAAGTGATGATTGGTCTTCTTTAACTAAGGAATTAATTGATACATTGCCGCGAGTTTGGACAAGGGGATTACTGTATTTCTTAATACTATTTGCTGGCATTGTTTTACCTTGGGCAACCTTATCCAAAGTTGATGAAACAGGTAGTGCCAGAGGTCGGCTTGAACCTCAAGGGCAAGTTTTTAAAGTAGATGCACCCGTAATAGGTACAGTTGCAAAGGTGTTAGTTAAAGAAGGTCAAATAGTAACGAAAAAGCAGCCTTTATTAGAACTCGAATCTGAAGAAATCAAAAGTGAACTCCAGCAAGCTCAGACAAGATTGGAAGGACAAAAAAATCGCTTGGCGCAATTAGAGTTAATCAAAAACCAATTGCTTCTGGGAGTTCGTGCTCAACAGCAACAAAACCAAGCTCAGGAATTAGAAAAACAGGCTCAAGTAGAGCAAGCAAGGCAGAATTTAGAGTCTCTCAGAAATACTTACAACTTACAAAAAGAGGAAAAACTTGCTCAAGTCAATCAGTCACAGCAAAACTTAGAGTATAGTCAGACTGCCTTGAATTTAGCAGAGATTCGTTTAACTAAGGCACAAAGAGAAGTGCAACGTTACCGTCAACTTCACAAACAGGGTGTTGTTCCAGAAATCAAGGTTGTGGAACAAGAAATTTTAGCCCAAGAAAGACAACAGTTACGGGAGCAAGCTGAGTCGGATGTTAAGCAAGCTAAGCTGAGAAAGGAAGAGCAAAAAAGCAGTTATCGTAGAATTATTCATCAAGCCGAATCTGATATTAAACAAGCGCAACTGCGTCTCCAAGAGCAGCAAAAAAGCTATCAGAGTTTGATTCATTCCGGTAAAATAGCTGTGCTTAAAAATGAAGAACAGATCAAAGAACTTGATGCACAATTTACTACTCTGAAAGCAGAAATTCAACAGAGCAAAAGTCAAATTCAATCTTGGGAATTTCAGTTAGGGCAAAGAGTGTTACGTGCGCCAGTAAGTGGAACGCTTTTTCAGTTGCCTATCCAACGGGCTGGGGCTGTGGTACAACCAAGTACATTAATCGCTGAAATTGCTCCAAAAAACGCTTCTCTGATACTCCGGGCACAGATGGCTACCTCTGAAAGTGGGACTTTAAGTGAGGGGATGGCTGTCAAGATGAAGTTTGATGCTTATCCGTTCCAAGACTATGGGGTAGTAGAAGGAAGATTGAGCCGAATTGCACCTACTTCTAAGGTAACGGAAACTAGTCAGGGTGCGATCGCTACTTTTGACCTAGAAATTGAACTAACAAAAACTTGTATTCAAACCTCAAAAGGTTGTACTCCCTTAACCCCTGGACAGACAGCAACAGCAGAGGTAATAGTTCGGCAACGTCGCATCATTGACTTTATTCTTGACCCATTTAAGAAGCTACAAAAGGGAGGTTTGGAACTGTAG
- a CDS encoding peptidylprolyl isomerase, producing the protein MSENLTFKLASPKLASPEISAATDAEILAYLRRSRQIAKVAATTEQEALIMSACEQLGIVISEEELQAAGDNFRQQYKLFSASETLAWLAHQRITVEDWSSGIRVSLLSKKLKESLFGEAIDNHYTNNRDDYKRVALSQILVHDLQEAVKIIQLLREDNASFCALALEYSKAKDSKEHGGFIGIRFFQELMPEIAQVLTDSQEKKIIGPVKTKLGYHILRIEKWFPAQLSEIRDQLLESLFRGWLNSGSHSEFHNKVNKNSFIA; encoded by the coding sequence ATGTCAGAAAATTTGACGTTTAAATTAGCATCACCTAAATTAGCATCACCAGAAATTTCAGCAGCAACCGATGCGGAAATTCTTGCTTATCTGCGACGTTCTCGCCAAATTGCTAAAGTAGCCGCGACTACTGAACAGGAAGCACTGATTATGAGTGCTTGCGAGCAACTAGGAATTGTGATTTCTGAGGAAGAGTTACAAGCAGCTGGCGATAATTTCCGTCAACAGTATAAACTGTTTAGTGCCTCTGAAACTTTGGCATGGTTGGCACATCAGCGGATTACTGTAGAGGATTGGTCTTCTGGGATTCGTGTATCACTGCTAAGTAAGAAGTTGAAAGAGTCTCTTTTTGGAGAAGCGATCGACAATCATTACACGAATAATCGTGATGATTATAAGCGTGTAGCTTTGTCCCAAATTCTAGTACATGACTTACAGGAAGCTGTAAAAATTATTCAGCTACTTCGAGAGGACAATGCTTCCTTCTGTGCTCTAGCCCTTGAATACTCAAAGGCTAAGGATTCTAAGGAACATGGAGGTTTTATCGGAATTCGATTTTTTCAAGAATTGATGCCAGAAATTGCCCAAGTTCTTACTGATTCCCAAGAAAAGAAAATTATTGGGCCTGTTAAAACTAAATTAGGCTACCATATCCTGAGAATTGAGAAGTGGTTTCCTGCTCAATTGAGTGAAATTAGAGACCAACTGTTAGAGTCACTCTTCCGGGGTTGGCTAAACTCAGGAAGCCACTCTGAGTTTCATAATAAAGTTAATAAAAACTCGTTCATTGCTTAA
- a CDS encoding phosphotransferase family protein: MTFLLNSHNVFDYLVEQGFCTHSESATSKVEPIAAKNFNLLLSLSDDRKLLIKQERHNQEGKTAGEFLSEWRIQEFLQQFSELSHIQSWMPTVLHFDAENSMIIFRYLDRYRDLVDFYHKEKVFPTQVADAIAILIATIHRDTFNRQNYQNFFSPKPEYSTPDQVPNLIRSLERIGPEIFGQVPADGLKFFTLYQRYDSLGQAIRELESAFKPCCLTHNDLKLNNILLHQDWEQTDDSIVRLIDWERSTWGDPAFDLGTLIASYLQIWLGSLVMSQSLMIEESLRLAATPLEQLQPSIAALTSTYFDIFPEILEHRPDFLRRVLQFAGFALIQQIQAMIQYEKSFGNTGIAMLQVAKTLLCRPEQSMPTIFGATAVQLTELNTVVV; this comes from the coding sequence ATGACATTTCTGTTAAATTCTCATAACGTTTTTGATTATTTAGTCGAGCAAGGTTTCTGTACTCATTCAGAGTCAGCTACCAGCAAGGTTGAACCAATAGCTGCGAAAAACTTTAATTTGCTGCTAAGTTTATCAGACGATCGCAAACTGCTGATTAAGCAAGAAAGACACAATCAAGAAGGTAAAACAGCAGGCGAATTTTTGAGTGAATGGAGAATTCAAGAGTTTTTACAACAATTTTCCGAACTCAGTCACATTCAATCTTGGATGCCAACGGTACTCCATTTTGATGCTGAAAATTCGATGATTATTTTCCGTTATCTGGATCGGTATCGGGATTTAGTGGATTTTTACCACAAGGAGAAGGTTTTTCCCACTCAAGTTGCAGATGCGATCGCAATTCTCATCGCTACCATCCATCGGGATACATTCAACCGCCAAAACTATCAAAATTTCTTCTCGCCAAAACCTGAATACTCCACCCCCGATCAAGTGCCTAACTTGATTAGGAGTTTAGAACGGATTGGGCCAGAAATTTTTGGTCAAGTCCCCGCAGATGGGCTAAAATTCTTTACACTTTATCAGCGATACGACAGCTTAGGTCAAGCAATCAGAGAACTTGAATCTGCTTTCAAACCCTGTTGCTTAACACACAATGACCTCAAGTTAAATAATATCCTCCTGCACCAAGACTGGGAACAAACAGACGACAGCATTGTAAGGCTAATTGATTGGGAACGTTCCACCTGGGGAGATCCAGCGTTTGATTTGGGAACACTCATTGCTAGCTACTTGCAAATCTGGCTAGGTAGCTTAGTGATGAGTCAGTCTCTGATGATCGAAGAATCTCTCCGCCTAGCTGCTACGCCTCTCGAACAACTTCAGCCTTCCATTGCTGCTTTAACTAGCACTTATTTCGATATCTTCCCGGAGATCTTAGAACATCGCCCTGATTTCTTACGGCGAGTGCTGCAATTTGCTGGTTTTGCTTTGATTCAACAGATTCAAGCAATGATTCAGTATGAAAAATCCTTTGGCAATACAGGAATTGCCATGCTTCAAGTAGCCAAAACTTTGTTATGTCGTCCAGAACAATCTATGCCGACAATTTTTGGTGCTACTGCTGTCCAATTGACTGAGCTTAATACTGTTGTTGTTTAA
- a CDS encoding peptidase domain-containing ABC transporter gives MVQNSSAFSQKQLGQLLTQTLGQDISESELSNCFKHIEILEPTAGKRFWKATDAIAGIYLILAGKVRLLDNTDNLITSLEAGESFGELTLFPEEQFQPYAARASLKLKLCYIHGDILRSLIHKYPSIKKHLHHQATLRDSLLTGAKTTKTTENQPATTFSNKSEVVRFSQLPTERKPHSKISKAYFPNPTVKLGQLWQRVTRRYPFFAQQSTSDCGAACLVMVGRYWGKHFSVNRLRDIANVDRNGASLRGLAAGAESIGFTTRPVKASLDKLAEQHLPAIAHWEGKHYIVVYEVTRDRVIVADPAIGQRTLTHAQFKASWTGYTLLLQPTALLKDAQEASTPFWQFFTLIKPHQLVLLEVFVASILIQIFSLITPLFTQLLLDRVVVQRSNLTLTAVGLGLLIFGLFRVAITGLRQYLLDHTANRVDLALIVGFISHTFRLPLSFFESRYVGDIISRIQENRKIQRFLTGEALSTVLDLLTVFIYLGLMFWYSWKMALLTLIIVPPFVLLALIATPFLQRVSREIFGAYTEETGYLIQSLTGIRTVKSMAVEQTVRWHWEELFGKSVKKSFSGQLIGNTLQTFSLTIESIVTTALLWFGAWLVIQNELTIGQLVAFNMLLGNVIRPFQRLIVLWNELQEVIIAVERINDVIDAEPEEDLQHQSRQTLPPIRGHISFEQVTFRYHPESDVNTLENLSFAVQPGQMVALVGRSGSGKTTISKLVLGLYPATEGKILIDGYDITSLSLRSLRQQIGVVDQDTFLFGGTIRENITVGHPQATLDDVIEAAKQAGAHQFIKELPMGYETQIGEGGGMLSGGQRQRLAIARALLGNPRLLILDEATSSLDAESERIIQTNLNNILTNRTTLVIAHRLSTVRHADKILVLDKGVLVESGTHDELMAKRGQYFYLNQQQLTISG, from the coding sequence ATGGTTCAAAATTCATCAGCCTTTTCTCAAAAACAGCTAGGTCAACTTCTTACCCAAACTTTAGGCCAAGATATTTCCGAGTCGGAACTTTCTAACTGCTTCAAACATATTGAAATTCTAGAGCCAACAGCAGGGAAACGGTTCTGGAAAGCAACAGATGCGATCGCCGGAATTTATCTAATTCTGGCAGGTAAAGTCAGATTGCTCGATAACACTGACAATTTAATCACTTCCCTAGAAGCAGGAGAATCATTCGGTGAACTAACTTTGTTTCCAGAAGAGCAATTTCAGCCTTACGCTGCTAGAGCTTCCCTAAAATTAAAACTTTGTTATATTCATGGTGATATTTTGCGATCGCTAATCCACAAATATCCCTCGATCAAAAAACATCTTCACCATCAAGCAACACTCCGAGATTCACTACTGACAGGCGCAAAAACTACCAAAACTACAGAAAACCAACCCGCTACAACATTTAGCAATAAATCTGAGGTTGTTCGATTTTCTCAACTCCCTACCGAACGAAAACCTCACTCAAAAATTAGTAAAGCTTACTTCCCAAACCCGACAGTAAAACTTGGTCAGTTGTGGCAGCGAGTTACTCGGCGCTATCCATTCTTTGCCCAGCAAAGTACATCTGATTGCGGTGCTGCTTGCTTAGTAATGGTTGGTCGTTATTGGGGTAAACATTTCAGTGTTAATCGTCTGCGAGACATTGCCAACGTCGATCGCAATGGTGCATCCCTGCGAGGACTAGCAGCCGGAGCAGAAAGCATCGGGTTTACCACTCGACCTGTAAAAGCAAGCCTGGATAAACTGGCAGAACAACACTTGCCTGCGATTGCCCATTGGGAAGGCAAGCATTACATTGTAGTTTACGAAGTGACACGCGATCGCGTTATTGTTGCCGACCCTGCGATCGGTCAGCGTACCCTTACCCACGCCCAATTCAAAGCAAGTTGGACAGGCTACACCTTATTACTCCAGCCTACAGCCCTACTCAAAGACGCTCAAGAAGCTAGCACCCCCTTCTGGCAATTTTTTACATTAATAAAACCCCACCAACTCGTATTGCTAGAAGTATTCGTTGCTTCAATTTTGATCCAAATTTTTTCCCTAATTACGCCACTATTTACTCAATTACTATTAGATCGTGTTGTAGTACAGCGCAGCAATCTAACCTTAACAGCCGTAGGATTAGGATTACTGATCTTTGGTTTATTTCGAGTTGCCATAACCGGACTGCGACAGTACCTTTTAGATCACACAGCTAACCGAGTCGATTTAGCATTAATAGTCGGTTTTATTAGCCATACTTTTCGACTCCCTCTAAGCTTCTTTGAATCTCGTTATGTCGGAGATATCATTTCCCGCATCCAAGAAAATCGCAAAATTCAACGATTTCTTACAGGTGAAGCCCTATCAACAGTTCTTGATTTACTAACAGTATTCATCTATTTAGGATTGATGTTTTGGTATAGCTGGAAAATGGCGCTATTGACATTAATAATCGTACCACCATTTGTCTTATTAGCGTTAATTGCCACACCATTTTTGCAGCGAGTTTCCCGTGAAATTTTTGGTGCTTATACAGAAGAAACTGGTTACTTAATTCAATCCCTAACTGGCATTCGTACCGTCAAATCTATGGCAGTTGAGCAAACAGTACGCTGGCATTGGGAAGAACTATTTGGCAAATCAGTGAAAAAGTCCTTTTCCGGGCAATTAATTGGCAATACGCTGCAAACTTTTAGCTTAACTATTGAATCAATAGTAACTACAGCATTACTGTGGTTTGGAGCCTGGTTAGTGATTCAAAATGAACTCACAATTGGGCAATTAGTTGCTTTTAATATGTTATTAGGCAATGTAATTCGTCCCTTCCAAAGACTAATTGTGTTATGGAATGAATTGCAAGAAGTGATTATTGCAGTTGAACGGATTAATGATGTAATAGATGCAGAACCAGAGGAAGATTTACAACACCAATCTCGGCAAACTTTACCACCAATTCGCGGACATATTAGTTTTGAGCAAGTCACTTTTCGATACCATCCAGAAAGTGATGTTAATACTTTAGAAAATCTCAGTTTTGCAGTGCAACCAGGGCAAATGGTAGCACTAGTTGGGCGCAGTGGGTCTGGGAAAACAACCATTTCTAAATTAGTTTTAGGACTTTATCCTGCTACAGAAGGGAAGATATTAATTGATGGTTACGATATTACTAGTTTATCGTTGCGATCGCTCCGCCAACAAATTGGTGTAGTCGATCAAGATACCTTTCTATTTGGCGGTACAATTCGGGAAAACATCACCGTAGGTCATCCACAAGCCACCTTAGATGATGTTATCGAAGCAGCCAAACAAGCAGGAGCACATCAATTTATTAAAGAACTACCAATGGGCTATGAAACCCAAATTGGTGAAGGGGGAGGAATGCTCTCTGGTGGGCAACGACAGCGCCTTGCTATTGCCCGTGCATTATTAGGAAATCCCCGACTATTGATATTAGATGAAGCCACCAGCAGTCTTGATGCTGAATCTGAACGAATTATCCAAACCAACCTCAATAATATTCTCACTAATAGAACAACACTAGTAATCGCCCATCGCCTTTCCACAGTCCGCCATGCCGACAAAATTTTAGTCCTAGATAAAGGTGTTTTAGTAGAAAGTGGAACCCATGATGAATTAATGGCAAAACGAGGTCAATATTTCTACCTTAACCAACAGCAACTTACCATAAGTGGTTGA
- a CDS encoding MBL fold metallo-hydrolase: protein MAHLHQRRSENVNGDFYVDRTCIDCDTCRWMAPEVFHQAGEQSAVYHQPANFNERAKAMQALLSCPTASIGTVEKPKDITEIQQTFPIVIAENVYHCGYHSEKSFAAASYFITRPEGNIMIDSPRFASPLVKRLEAMGGIRYLYLTHSDDVADHQKFQEHFGCDRILHKDEINNETRDLEIQITGTDPIEFAPDLLIIPVPGHTKGHTVLLYKNTFLFTGDHLAWSERLHQLYAFREHCWYSWSEQIKSMQELATYQFEWVLPGHGRRYHADKETMQKLMEKCLSWMKNR, encoded by the coding sequence ATGGCACATCTCCACCAACGTCGTTCCGAGAATGTGAACGGCGATTTTTATGTCGATCGCACTTGCATTGACTGTGATACTTGTCGGTGGATGGCACCGGAAGTTTTTCATCAAGCTGGAGAACAATCAGCAGTTTATCATCAACCTGCTAACTTCAACGAAAGAGCGAAAGCAATGCAGGCTTTATTATCCTGTCCGACTGCTTCTATTGGCACAGTTGAAAAACCAAAAGATATCACAGAAATTCAACAAACTTTCCCGATTGTAATCGCAGAAAATGTATATCATTGCGGCTACCATTCGGAAAAATCCTTTGCGGCTGCAAGTTATTTCATTACTCGCCCTGAAGGGAATATTATGATTGATTCCCCTCGCTTTGCATCGCCTCTTGTGAAACGTTTAGAAGCAATGGGTGGAATTCGTTACCTGTATTTAACTCACAGCGATGATGTTGCCGATCACCAAAAGTTTCAAGAACATTTTGGGTGCGATCGCATTTTACACAAAGACGAAATTAACAACGAAACTCGTGATTTAGAAATTCAAATTACTGGAACAGATCCAATTGAATTTGCACCTGATTTGTTAATTATTCCCGTTCCCGGACATACCAAAGGTCACACAGTTTTACTTTACAAAAATACCTTTTTGTTTACAGGCGATCACTTAGCTTGGTCGGAAAGATTACATCAACTTTATGCTTTTCGAGAGCATTGTTGGTACTCTTGGTCAGAACAAATTAAATCCATGCAAGAATTAGCAACTTATCAGTTTGAATGGGTATTACCCGGACATGGTAGACGCTATCATGCTGACAAAGAAACCATGCAAAAGCTGATGGAAAAATGTCTTAGTTGGATGAAAAATCGTTAA
- a CDS encoding nitrogen fixation protein — MNKTTPLCPSARPEWADSEVFGVVNGTVEEPRVTYLNERQPITDELIALCDPVTPTEVFRIAAPCVNKGCQHFDGTNCRLVERVVQQLPTVAEELPPCPIRRNCRWWQQEGKAACMRCPQVVTDNYNPSEKIRQVATPTVD, encoded by the coding sequence ATGAATAAAACTACGCCACTTTGCCCCAGCGCTAGACCAGAATGGGCTGACAGTGAAGTATTTGGGGTAGTCAATGGGACGGTGGAAGAACCCCGTGTTACTTATCTCAATGAAAGGCAGCCTATCACTGACGAACTCATAGCTCTGTGCGATCCAGTAACACCAACTGAAGTTTTTCGGATTGCAGCCCCCTGTGTAAATAAAGGTTGTCAGCATTTTGATGGCACAAATTGTCGTCTCGTAGAGCGAGTGGTACAACAACTGCCTACGGTAGCAGAAGAACTGCCGCCCTGTCCCATACGCCGAAACTGTCGCTGGTGGCAACAAGAAGGCAAAGCTGCCTGTATGCGCTGTCCCCAAGTTGTAACGGATAATTACAATCCGTCTGAAAAAATACGTCAAGTGGCAACACCTACTGTTGATTAA
- a CDS encoding peptidylprolyl isomerase, whose product MSQVITITNEDILQQVKLSYKIPEIIEQIVNRQIITTAANEAGITVETEELQETANKFRFMNKLLGADETWKWLNKHSLSLDDFEEIVHYTVLSGKLTAHLFADKVEPYFYEHQLDYASAVIYEMVVDDEDLATELFYAITEEEMSFYEVAQQYIQDVELRRKGGYRGIVQRQEMKPEISAAVFAATPPQMLKPILTSKGVHLILVEEIIQPKLDEKVRLEIISSLFAEWLNREFEKVEIVSKLELNNKID is encoded by the coding sequence ATGTCCCAAGTAATTACAATTACTAACGAAGATATTTTGCAACAGGTGAAACTATCCTATAAAATTCCTGAAATAATTGAGCAGATTGTTAATCGTCAAATTATTACTACTGCGGCTAATGAGGCTGGAATAACAGTAGAAACTGAAGAACTGCAAGAAACTGCAAATAAATTCCGATTTATGAATAAACTTTTAGGTGCTGATGAGACTTGGAAGTGGTTAAACAAACATAGTTTATCTTTAGATGATTTTGAAGAAATTGTTCATTACACTGTCCTTTCTGGAAAGTTAACTGCTCATTTATTTGCTGATAAGGTTGAACCCTATTTTTATGAGCATCAATTAGATTATGCGAGCGCAGTAATTTATGAAATGGTAGTAGATGATGAAGATTTAGCAACAGAGTTATTCTATGCAATTACTGAAGAAGAAATGAGTTTTTATGAAGTTGCTCAACAATATATTCAGGATGTGGAGTTGCGGCGAAAAGGAGGATATCGAGGAATTGTCCAACGTCAGGAAATGAAGCCAGAAATTTCTGCTGCTGTTTTTGCCGCAACTCCTCCACAAATGCTTAAGCCTATTTTGACTTCTAAAGGAGTGCATCTGATTTTGGTAGAGGAAATTATCCAACCAAAGTTGGATGAGAAAGTGCGTCTTGAAATTATTTCAAGTTTATTTGCTGAATGGCTGAATCGAGAATTTGAGAAAGTTGAAATTGTTAGCAAACTCGAATTAAACAACAAAATAGACTAA
- a CDS encoding T3SS effector HopA1 family protein, whose protein sequence is MQLLDSLEIQLTSETNERLLNVLEDIVNQVEIQPNFSIRHPNYKAWELPAEVVARFQKMPEQIQQKYLSLQLQGFLYGIYYNGSMRTDLALDQEENNLPLNLENNTLLGVDVEFYERLHQSNQGEGYFSPGWYVVRQESDGSLAVTKDGLTLHIQRSQHLQSSEEHPAIGNLVAIKMPRNCVQNGFYMAVGNAGSQSHSHPSPEIVRVYFSLSPEGAIVLMKNLTQQLNNIPIPFTFKALYNPTDYGRYDSGVLYFEKSNYQVVRQVLERIYAQTKEHFYTDIPLFTKLLAPGLGLAEEPNQKFAAQESFGMNRCQIIANALLQAWHKGDNSPDSRMNAIFQQFSILGIDWQRSYLNANSEDIYTPLNL, encoded by the coding sequence ATGCAATTACTTGATTCTCTGGAAATTCAACTAACATCTGAGACTAATGAGCGATTACTAAATGTTCTGGAGGACATTGTTAATCAGGTTGAGATTCAGCCTAATTTCTCGATTCGTCATCCAAACTACAAAGCTTGGGAATTGCCTGCTGAGGTAGTTGCCCGTTTTCAGAAAATGCCAGAACAGATACAGCAAAAGTATCTCAGTCTGCAACTGCAAGGTTTTCTGTACGGTATTTATTACAACGGTTCGATGCGAACTGACTTGGCACTAGATCAAGAGGAAAATAACTTGCCCTTGAATTTAGAGAATAATACTCTTTTGGGGGTAGATGTTGAATTTTACGAACGATTGCATCAAAGTAATCAGGGTGAGGGATATTTTAGCCCTGGTTGGTATGTGGTGCGGCAAGAGAGTGATGGTAGTCTTGCTGTAACTAAGGACGGTTTGACTTTACATATTCAACGATCGCAACATCTCCAATCTTCTGAAGAACATCCGGCTATAGGTAACTTGGTAGCTATCAAAATGCCCCGAAATTGTGTGCAAAACGGGTTTTACATGGCAGTGGGCAATGCTGGATCGCAGAGTCATAGTCATCCGTCTCCAGAGATTGTGCGTGTTTACTTTAGCTTATCCCCGGAAGGTGCGATCGTACTCATGAAAAATCTAACCCAGCAGCTAAACAATATCCCAATTCCCTTTACTTTTAAGGCACTTTATAACCCCACTGACTATGGGCGCTATGACTCAGGAGTTCTCTATTTCGAGAAGAGTAACTATCAAGTTGTTCGCCAAGTTCTTGAGAGAATTTATGCCCAAACAAAAGAACACTTTTACACAGATATTCCATTATTTACTAAATTACTTGCACCAGGGTTAGGTCTAGCAGAGGAACCAAATCAAAAATTTGCTGCCCAAGAAAGTTTTGGCATGAATCGCTGCCAAATTATTGCCAATGCTTTATTGCAAGCTTGGCACAAAGGAGATAATTCACCAGATAGTCGGATGAATGCTATCTTTCAGCAATTCTCTATCTTAGGTATTGATTGGCAACGTTCTTACCTCAACGCCAACTCAGAAGACATTTACACACCATTGAACTTATGA
- a CDS encoding aldo/keto reductase, which yields MKLTDLAPLPVVSSSEISQFANKFPESNLPFYRKLGRTDLTVSCLGLGGGGGISSEDTLYAFDQGINYFFYSSDLHHYIYSSMSDALRKLCGRTSSVREKVVLATVTYIKSPEMTLAALLDQFMELKIDYIDVFFWGWIGVNDGLVLENCLQLSPDLRGANSVYQRTIERMVDISERLKKMGVVRYIGASFHDVNLARKWSNSPLLDVVMVRHNVAHRSAQSQLLNHLDIQDPQRPGIVTFKSTGSHSGVLWEAPPDLPEGCWRPLVPDLYRYSLSQNCVDVCLMGLQERWQIDAAIAAIQKGKLTATEIDYLNLYGDLHLRKLQVEDIPKEKLLLITPEICQKI from the coding sequence ATGAAACTAACTGATCTTGCACCTTTACCAGTAGTCTCATCAAGCGAAATCAGCCAGTTTGCCAACAAATTCCCGGAGTCAAATTTGCCTTTTTACCGCAAATTAGGGCGGACTGATTTAACTGTCAGTTGTCTTGGATTAGGGGGCGGTGGTGGTATCTCTAGCGAAGATACTCTCTACGCTTTCGACCAGGGGATTAATTACTTTTTCTACTCTAGTGATTTGCACCACTATATTTATAGTTCCATGTCTGATGCCCTGCGTAAATTATGTGGGCGAACATCATCGGTGCGCGAGAAAGTGGTGCTGGCAACGGTGACTTATATCAAAAGCCCTGAGATGACACTCGCTGCTTTATTGGATCAGTTTATGGAACTGAAAATTGACTATATTGATGTATTTTTCTGGGGCTGGATTGGTGTTAATGATGGATTGGTTTTAGAAAATTGCTTGCAGCTTTCCCCTGATTTAAGAGGCGCTAATTCGGTTTATCAGCGCACTATTGAAAGAATGGTCGATATTTCAGAGCGACTGAAAAAAATGGGAGTTGTTCGATATATTGGTGCTTCTTTCCACGATGTTAATTTAGCCAGAAAGTGGTCTAACAGCCCTCTTTTAGATGTTGTGATGGTTCGGCATAATGTTGCTCATCGGTCTGCCCAAAGTCAACTTTTGAATCACTTAGATATCCAAGATCCGCAACGACCAGGCATCGTTACTTTTAAGTCTACTGGTTCTCATTCAGGAGTACTTTGGGAGGCTCCTCCCGATTTGCCGGAGGGGTGTTGGCGACCATTGGTGCCCGATTTGTACCGCTACTCTTTAAGCCAAAATTGTGTGGATGTCTGCTTAATGGGTTTACAAGAAAGGTGGCAAATTGATGCTGCGATCGCAGCTATCCAAAAGGGAAAATTAACTGCTACAGAAATTGATTATCTCAATCTCTATGGCGATTTACATCTTCGGAAACTACAAGTTGAAGATATTCCCAAAGAAAAACTACTTTTAATTACTCCAGAAATATGTCAGAAAATTTGA